GCGTCCTGTCGGAGATCCGGAATCCGCCCTGGTCGCAGACCTTCCGGAGATGCGCCGCGACCTCCCTCGGCGCGACTCGCCGGAACTCGAAGACCTGGCACCGGGACAGAATGGTGGGAAGGAGCTTCTGGATCTCCGTGGTTGCAAGCACGAACACGACGCGCGGCGGGGGCTCCTCCAGCGTCTTGAGCAGCGCGTTCACCGCCGACTTCGAGAGCATGTGCGCCTCGTCCAGGATCAGGATCTTGTAACGATCCCGCACCGGCGCGTAGGACACGACTTCCTGGAGCTCGCGAATGTCGTCCACGCCCGTCCTGGACGCCGCGTCCATTTCGAGCACGTCCATGGAGCGGCCTTCGGCGATCTCGCGGCACGGGGCGCACTCGCCGCACGGGGTCGGCGTGGGCCCGCTCTCGCAGTTCAGGCACTTCGCGAGGATCCGTGCCACGGTGGTCTTGCCGGTTCCGCGAATCCCGGCGAAGACGTAAGCGTGCGCGAGGCGGTTAGCCTGGACCGCGTTGCCGAGGGTCCGCGCGACGTGCTGCTGTCCGACCAGCTCCTCGAGTCGCTGCGGCCGCCATTTTCGCGCCAGAACCTGATACGTCACCGCGTCCCCGCCCCGCCCGACCCCATCGGCGGCCGAGCGCCGAAAGCCGAGGGCCGGAAGTCCCGGGCCGGGCGCGACCGCGTCCGCACCCGCCCACGAACTCCCGCCCTCGGGCCCCCGACTCCTCTGATGGGGCCCAAGTAGACCTGCGGCACCTGCGGCGGACCGCTTACCGTTGCTCCCTTCCGGGCCTGGCGGGGTTCACGGAACCGCAGTGCACAGGGCTCGGGCCCCGCAAATTCGGGTCCGGCGCCGCACGATGCGGGGGACCGGACGCCTTGGTCTTGGCGGAGAGAGTGGGATTCGAACCCACGGTACGGTTACCCGTACACACGCTTTCCAAGCGTGCACCTTCAGCCACTCGGTCATCTCTCCGCGGCCGTTCCGAACGTCGAGAGTCGCCTAATGTGGTCTGTGCGGCCATGCCGGCCGCGCACCCCCGATTCGTGCCGCGCTGGCGGAGAGGGTGGGATTCGAACCCACGTGCCTCCTCACGGAGACAAAGCGCTTTCGAGGCGCCCCCGTTACGACCACTTCGGTACCTCTCCGGATCCTCCCAATGCGGTCATCACTCCCTGCATCTTCGTCGCGGCGCGCTTCTCGTGAAAGAAGTCGAGGAGAAGCTCCGCCGCGCGGTCGGCCAACACACCGCCGATCGACTCGAAGCGGTGGTTGAAATCGGCTCCGGCGGCCCTGAGCGCCGCCAAGCGGCCGATGCCTCCCACCTTGAGATCGGGCGCGCCGTAGACCACTCGGGCGATCCTCGCGTGCATCGCCGTGCCGAGACACATCAGACAGGGCTCGACGGTGCAGTACAGCGTTGCCCCGATAAGGCGGTAGTTCTCGAGGTGCGAGGCCGCGACTCGCATCGCCAGGACCTCGGCGTGCGCCGAGGGGTCGGTGAGGGCCGCCACCGCGTTGTGGCCGGTCCCGATCACCGCGTCGGACAGGACCACGACCGCCCCGACGGGTACCTCGCCGTCACGACGCGCTCGAGCGGCTTCCTCGAGCGCGATCTCCATGAACCGCTCGTGCATCCCGTCCCCCGGGCCCCGCCCCCGGAACGGCCGACACAACCCCCCTACCGACCTGGTCGGACCGGAGGGATTCGAACCCCCGACCTACTGGTTCGTAGCCAGTCGCTCTATCCAGCTGAGCTACGGTCCGTTCCGGTCGATCCGGCGGGCAGAGAGCCGCTCCGCGAAACAACCGCGGATACTACCATCCGCCTTGGCCTCCGTCAACGGATTTCACCGATGCAAGAACACGCATATGCACACTAATATTGCTCAAGTTGCATATTCAATACGGCATCTTTATATTCTGTCACGAAAGAGCCGATAAGGCGGAAACACGCAAGCGAGGAACGCGCCATGGGCAGCGAAACCGAAAACGGCCGACGCTTCTTCACGACCTCCGAGGTCGCCCGTTACTGCGCCGTGACCAACGACGGCGTGCTGAAGTGGATAAAGTCCGGGAAGCTTCGTGCCTTCTCCACTCCTGGGGGACATTACCGGGTCGCGATGGACGATTTCCGGGCCTTTCTCCAGAAGTTCGACATCCCGATCGACGAGGCGTTCTTCAAGGGGGCCCAGAAGAGTCGCACGGTCCTCGTGGTCGACGACGAAGCGGACATCCGCGAGATCGTGCGCCGTGTCCTGGGAGAACTTGAGCCGGGGCTTAGAATCGAAGAGGCCGTGGACGGGTACGACGCGGGAATCAAGATCGGGAGCCTTCGCCCGGACCTGATCGTGATGGACGTCAGAATGCCGCGTGTCGACGGCTTGTCGCTTTGCCGCTCGATCCGCCAGAATCCCGAGACGAAGACCATCAAGATCCTCGCGATCACCGCGTTCCCCGAGCAGGACGTCATCCGGCGCATGTACGACGCGGGAGCGGACCTCTGCCTGATCAAGCCGCTTCAACTGGAACATTTCCGGCTGGAGGTCCTCCGCCTGCTGAACGAGGCGGGCCGGAACGAGTCGATCAGCGCCTAGACTGTCAGAAGCCCCTCTTCCACCAGCTCGCCGACCGCGGCCGCGACATCGCGACGGGCAGCCGCCTCGTCCACGTCGAACCGCTCCGGGAGAAGCCGCGCGATCGCGCCCGTCGTTCGAGTTCCGTCGCAGAGCAGGTAGATCTCCCGGGCCAACCCGTTCAGGACGTTTGCCTGGTCGCCGGCGTGGTCGTAAGAGAGGCACTCGCCCGAGAGGTCCTTTTCATGGTGGGTTCCGATGGGTCGGGGTGGGGCGTCTTCGGGCACCATGGTTCCTTCCCTCCGCGTCGGTTTCAGGCGCCGGGTCCGTCCAGGACGCCGCACAGGAACTCGAGGGCCTCCTCGGGGCGACCGGGCCAGAGCGCGAGGCACCGCGCCTCCTCGAGGAGTCCGGCGATCTCCGCGACCAGGTGGGTTTCGCGGCCCCGGAACTCTCTCTCGAGGGCACTTCCGTCCTGCCGATTGAGCATCTCCTGCGCGAGTTCGAGCGCGGCCTGGAACGGTCCGACCGGAACCACCTTCGAGCGTCCGGAAAAGTCGGGCGGCCGCTCCGGCAGCTTGATCGCGGCGACGACGTCGTCCCGACGCTCGCGGAGCCAGAGCGCGAGGTGCGCGGAGTCCTCCGTGTCGACCCGCAACACCTCCGGCGAACTGGTCTCGACGAGGACCCGCCTCACGCCGGGAAGCCCCCGTATCTCGTCGACCGCGTGCTCGTGTCCCTCCAGGAGCCAGATCTCGTGGGAGCGAAACCTCCGTATCGAGATTCCCTCCCCCTCCGAGCGGAGAAGGATCACGCCTGCGACGCGAGCGGGGGCGCCCCCCGGCGGGCGGAGTGTGCCGGGGGCCACGGCCCACCTGTCGCCGTCGGCGGCGCGCGCGGTCCTCGTGACCGTCTCGAGCTGCGCGGGGTTGAGCGGGGTCCGGGATCCCGGTCGGAGATTCATCGACCGCGGCAGCGGGATCAGGCGTCCCGTCTCGCGCTCCACCACCGTGAGATCGTCTGCGAGCAGGGAGTATCCCTTCAGCGCGAGGTGGACCGCGAGCGTCGTCTTCCCGAAGTTCGACGGCCCGGCGATGAGGAGCGCCCGTCCGCCGCTTCCGAGCGCGGACGCGTGGAACACGAAGTGGCCGCCCACCGAGCCCAGGAGGTCCCGCATGAGCAGGTTGTAGGCGTGGAAGACGGGATGGCGCCGGTCGAGCGGCCGCGAGCCGCCGGGACCCCTGAACGTAGCGGCGTGTGGCGAGTCGAGCGCCACTTCGTACTCCCGGAGCGGACCGCCGGGAGCCGGCACCGCGTCCCAGAGTCGCCTGACGAGGGTGGCGAAGGCCGCGTCGTCGGACCGCACGCGGGCATTGCCCTCGAGCCAGCCGAACTCGACCTCGTGCAAGGGATCGACCTCCCCCGCGTTGCGACGCGCCCCCCCCCGCGGTCGCCAGGGCAGTCTACAGCGCTCCGAAGGGACCGATCAGGGCGGAGTGAGGAGCGCCGAAGCGCGTCAGCGCGCGCCGACGCCCAGGAGCACGACTTTGACGGTCTTTAGGGCGATCCACAGGTCGAACAGCGCGTTGCAGTTCTTGATGTAGTACAGGTCGTACTTCAGCTTTTCCAGAGCATCTTCCTCGGACGCGGCGTACTGGTACTGAACCTGCGCCCAACCGGTGATCCCGGGCCGCACCGCCATCCGCAGGCGATAGTAGGGTATCCGGCGCTCGAGCTGCTCGACGAAGTGTTTCCGCTCCGGACGCGGCCCCACGAAGCTCATCTCGCCCCGGAGGACGTTGAGCAGTTGCGGGGTCTCGTCGATCCTGAGCTTCCGGAGGATCCGTCCCACCCGGGTGACCCGGGGGTCGTGGGCGCGAGCCCAGGTCGGCCCGCTTCGCCCCTCGGCATCCTGGACCATCGACCGGAACTTGAGGAGCACGAACTCCCGTCCGCCACTCCCCATCCGGCGCTGCCGGTAGAGCACCGGACCGCGGCTGTCCAGCCGGATCAGGATCGCCATCAGGAGGGCGACGGGCAGGCTCACGACGAGCAGGAACAGCGAGAAAACCACGTCGAGAAGACGCTTGCCGGCGAGGCGCAACGGGGAGATCTTGAACCCGTCGGAGAAGATCAGCCACGACGGGAGCATCGTCTCGACGGCCAGCTTACCGCTGGTCCGCTCGATGAACGACGTGACGTCCTCGATCTCGAGCCCGGCGAGGCGCAGCTCCATCAGCGGCTCGAGGGGAAGCTTTCCCCGCTTCTCGTCGAGGGCGACGAGGATCCGGTCGGCGTGATGCGGGCAGTAGCGGGTCAGCGCGTCGTAGTTCGTCTGGATCCTCACGCCCATGGAGAGCACCTGGCCGACGCGCGTGTCGGTTTCGTCGGCAAACCCCACGACCACGTAGTCGGCGGCGAGGTGGTGCGAGATCCAATGGCATAGGCGCCGCGCACTGTCGCCCGTGCCGAGGACGAGGACCCGCTCGCGCCACCCGTCGAGGACGTTGAGCCTTGCCGCGGTCCATCGCCAGCAGGCCACCACCGCCGGGACCGCGATGGCTCCCTCCAGCATGAGGAACCCTGTGACGGCTTGCGGGGTCCCGCGGTACGCCCAGTCGAGCATGAACGCGACAAGCCCCAGCGACAGCGAAACGATCGACGCCAACGCGACCTCGCGGCGGAGGTTGCTCTCGTCGCCGGCTCGGGTACCTCGCGTGATCGCGACGCAGGCGACGAAGAGCAGACTGAGTGCAGCGATCTGCGAGGCCGGAATGGGCCAGTTCAGCCCGCGCACCACCGCCGTCGTCGCGGCGGCGAGCGCGTACAGAACGACGAAGGTCAGCCCCCCTTCGAGGGCGAAGGAGACGATCTGACGCGGCCGCGTGAGGCGAAGGAGTGTCATGTTCGCAACCACAGACCCCTTCGCGGTTGGGCCGGCTCGTCGGATGGAGAGCTGAATTCGTTGCGGGCGATCATTGTGCCTCCGAGTGCAGCCCCCCCAACGATCCCGCACCCCGAATTTGTTTTTCGTCTCATCGCTGGAGACTGTGCAAAGGGTACGGAGCACATCGGGTCCTGTCAATGAGAAGTAGCAACAATTTGGAGGCAACTCGGATAAAGAGATTCTATTTGTCTAATTTATTTAATTAAGAAATGTCGAAATACTTGGGAAGCGCCATTTTCCGCAGTCCAACAGTCGGAGGCGTAGAGGATTGTTCGCCCTTCAGACAGGTGCCCGCGCCTTGCCGGGTTTGTTCGGATTTGCTCCTTGACTCGGTTCCGTCTACTCTATAGCTTTGTATCCAGAGTACTGGGCGACTGGCGCTGTGGGCTTTCCGGAATTCGAGTAGCCCGGGGGGCGGAGAGATGAAGCTCTCGGCGATCGGCATGTATATCTGGTTCATTGCGACGATCGCCATCGCGCAGTCTCCCGCCGAGCCCCCTCCGACCGACGACAGGCTGGACTACGGGATCGGGATCGAGGACGTGCTTCGCGTATCGGTCTGGGGGGAGACCGCCCTCGACCTTCGAGCCCGCGTCCGGCCGGACGGGAAGATCACCGTGCCGCTCGTGAACGACATCAAGGTCGAGGGGCTCACCCCGGAGCAGGTCCGACAGGAGATCACCCGCCGCCTCTCGAACTACATCCGCGAGCCGAACGTCACCGTCAGCGTCGAGGAGATCAACAGTTTCCGGGTCTATGTCCTCGGCGAGGTGACCCGCCAGGGGCCGATCAACCTGTTCCGCCCGGCCCGTATCCTCCAGGTGATCGCTTCCGCGGGGGGAATTACCCAGTATTCGAAGAAGGAAATCACGATCCTCCGGGAGGAGGGGGGGGGCGAGCGCAGGATCCGGATCGACTACAAGAAACTCCTCGCCGGCGACCCTGCCCAGTCGAACGTGTTCCTGAAGCCCGGCGACACGGTCCTCGTCGACTGACCTCGACGGGGGATCCCCTGGCCGAGCCGCGACGCGAGGTCTCCCGATGAGAGTGACGGCCACGCGAAAGCTCCCGCCGACGGTGCTCCTTCTGCTCGGGCTCGCCGTCGAGCCGTGCCACGCGGCCGTCACGTCGTTCCATCCTGCCGTGATGCTCGAGGAAACGCGCTCGGACAACGTGCTCTACGTGGCGGGCACCGAGGGCCCCGTCTCCGACTGGACAAGTCGGCTCGCCGTCGATCTCCCGCTCCGAAGAGTGGGGGAGCGGGGCTCGCTGGAACTCGGCTACCGACCCTCGTACGAGAAGTACCGCGACCTCTCCGTCCTCGACCACGCGGAACACCGGCTCCGCTTGCTGGCGACGACCGAGCCGGGTCGCGGCTCCGCGCTCGGCTTCGGTCTCGGGTACGAGAGGACGCAGGTTCAGGGCGTGACCGGCGGCCTCGGATCCTCCGACTACTTCCTCGCTTCCCGAACGAACCGGGACTACTACACTGGCGAATTCTCCTGGCGAAAGCAGGCAGGGGCGCGCTGGCAGTGGGCCAGCGGCTTGCGGGGCGCCCGGATGGCGTACACTCGCATCTCCGGCCTCGGCGAGGCGGCGCCGTCGGGGGAGCTCGAGGACCGGAACGAGTACGAGTTCAGCGTCTCCCCTTCGCGAGTGATCTCCCGCGACGTCCACGCCGGACTGGAATATCGGTTCCGGCGATTCGAGCTCGCAGCGAGCGGCAACGAAAACGTCCACATGCTGGGGTTGGACGTCGATCGAACCCTGTCTCGCCGCGTCTCCCTTGCCGTGCGGCTCGGCGGGTTCCGCCGAACCCTGGAGGCTCCCGACGCCGTCGCCTCCGCCGGCGGAGGAGTTTCGGGAGGAGTGCAGGGGGGGGTGACGATGCACGGGACCTTTCGCCGTTCCTACCTGGCGCTCTCGGTGGACCGCGGTCCATCGTCCGGCGGGGCACTCCGGGGAACCTCGACGGACAACACGCTCAGCCTCTCCGCCGGAGGAGGCGAGGAACGGCGGTGGAGGTGGCAGGCCTCGACACGCTGGGCGCGGCGCGAGCCGAACGCGGCCGCCGCGCCCGCGCTCACGAGCCTCGGAGGCGGGGGGACCTTCGAGTGGCTCCCGAAAGCGATCATCGGGCTCCGCTTCGGGGGAGACTACGTGAAACAGTCCGGAGGCGATCTGGCGGAATCGAACGGCTCGTTCACCAGCATGACGGTCGGACTCACCTGGTACCCACGGGGTTCGGAGGATGTCGCGGGGAGGGCGCACTGATGCCCGTCGCCACCAACGCCGTGCTCCTGGAGCTCGCCGACCGGGTCCTCCTCTCGTGGTGGGTCGTCATCGCGGGCGTCTCGCTGGGTCTAGCGGGGGCGGTGACCGCTTTGCACTACCTCCCGAAGACTTACGAGGCGAGCACCACGATCTTCGTGGCGCCCCAGCAGATTCCTCAGGAATTCGTGAAGAGCACCGTGACCGACGACATGTCGATGCGTTTGGCCTCTCTGCGGGAGGCGGTGCTGAGCCGGCCGTACCTCACGAAGCTCGTCCAGGGGACGATGGGGACCGTCGCAGACGCCGAGGAAATGGAGCGCACGATCCGGTCCATGCGATCGCGGATCGAGGTCACGGTCATGGAGAACGAGCGGGCGGGCGGCCGGTCGGGAGGGGTATTCCGGCTGACCTACCGGGACAGGACGCCCGACAGGGCGGCGCGGGTGGTCAACACCCTCGCGGATTTCTATATCGAGCGCAATGTGACCTTCCGCGCGGCGCAGGCGGAGGGGACCACGCGAACGCTTGAATCGCTGGCCAACGACGTTCTCGACCAGTTGAAGATTCAGGAACTCGCGGTCGCGAAGTTCAAAGAGCAGCACCCCTACGACACGCAGGCTCACTTCGAGGCCAACGTTCAGCTCCTCCAGGGGCGACAGCAGGACCTGTCGGCGCTGATCCGGGACCTCGGACTGGCCAGGGATCGGCTGCAGACGCTGAAGTCCCAGGAGGCGCAATCCGCGATCGCCGCGACCTCGGATGTCGGCGGCGGAGCGATCCTGGATCCGTACACCGCCCGTTTGTCCCAGCTCAAGCGGGAATACGAAGCGCTCCGCGCTCGATACCGCGACGACCATCCGGACGTCAAGGCCAAGAAGCGCGAGCTGGAGGACTTCATCGCGGGAGGCGCGGGAGCGGCCCGCTCCCCCGCCGCCGGGTCTGGGGACGGGACGGGCACGAGATTCGCGACGCCGATCGGGCTCCAGATCCAGGCGGCGGAGCGAGAAGTGGCGAGGCTCGAGGCCGATCAGGGTCGCCTTCGGGATGAGATCGAGACGTACAAGCGCAGGATCGAAGCCACGCCGCGCGTCGAGCAGCAACTGGCGGACCTTTCCAAGGGTCTCGACGTCTTGCGGGAACGCTACAAGGACTACCAGACGAAGCTCGAGGAGGCCAAGGGCTCGCAGAAGATCGAGTCGACGCAGAAGGGAGAGCGATTCGAGGTGATCGAGCGGGCGGCGCCCCCTGCGCTCCCGGTACGTCCATTGCCCTTCCTGGTGTACGCTGCCGGTCTCCTCGCGGGGCTCGCCTTGTTCGTCGGGCCGATCGTCCTCCACGCCTTTCTGGCTCCGGTGGTCTCTTCCGAGGCGGGCCTGCGGAGCGTCGCGGATGTTCCGGTGCTGGTGGCCATTCCCAGGCTGGTCACCCGGGATGTCCTGCGCGCGGCCTGGAACCGGAGGATCCGGAACGTCGTCACCTCCGTCGCCGCGGTGGCGGTGCTGGCGCTCACGATGGGCCTTTTCGGCCCGGGCTGGTGACGGGTCGCGATGAAGTTCTCTTTCAGGACGCCCCCCCCGAGGCCGGCCCCCGCCGGTGAAGGCGCGGAGTCTCCGAGCCGCCCGATGAAGGTCGCCGAGGGCGTGCCGCTCTCGCGGATCATCGCGAGGCAACTGATCGAAAGCCCCGAGATCGTCGTCCGCGGCGCCTCCCGTTCGATCGCCGCGGAGAAGTTCCGCCGGCTCAAGACCCTTCTCGAGAACGATCCGGACGGCGCCGCGCAGGTCATCGTGGTGACCAGCTCGACGCCGCAGGAGGGAAAGTCGCTGGTGGCGCTCAACCTCGCGCTGGCATTCGCCTCGGACAGGAATACCGAGACCCTCATCGTGGACGCCGACCTGAGGCGTCCGACCCAGGAGAAATGGGTGAGCCCTCCGCCGAGCTTGGGCCTCTCGGACCTCCTGTCGGGCCGCGCGGACTTGGAACATACCGTGATGCGCTTCAAGGACACGACACTCGAGATGCTGCCCGCGGGCCACCCTCCGGAGGACCCCGTCGAACTGCTGGCGTCGGACGCTTGCCGCACGATCGTCGCGGCGCTGCGGAAGCGCTACCGGCGGGTCATCATCGACACGCCGCCGATCGTCCCGTTCACCGACGCGGACGTCGTGGCCCGATACGCCGACGGGGTCCTGCTCGTCGTTCGTTCCGGGCGGACGCCGAAACTGGTGTTCGCCCAGGCGGCCTCGACCGTCACGTCCACCCGAATCCTCGGCGTGGTTCTCAATGACGTGACGGCCAATCTGGCGGATCGCGGCCATCATTACGGCCGGTACTACCACACCTACTACAACCGGGATGGCGAAGGGAAGAAGCCATGAGCGGGCAGCGACGCCGGGAACGGGGGGCCCGCGAGGAGGGGCCTCGGAGAGTGGTCGCCCTCGGCGGCGGCACCGGGTTGCCGGCGGTGCTACGGGGCCTCCGCCCGTTCGTGCAGAGCGGCCTGATGTCGGACCTGACCGCCGTGGTGGCCATGACCGACGACGGCGGCAGCTCGGGTCGGCTGCGACGGAGCCGCGGCCTTCCCCCGCCGGGCGATCTCCGCAACTGCCTCGTCGCCCTCTCGTGCGACGAGGACCTTCTGGCCGGGCTGTTCCAACACCGGTACGACGGGACCGAGGACATCGGGGGGCACACCGTCGGGAACCTGATCCTCGCGGCGCTCGCCGAGATGACTGGCAGCTTCCTGAACGCGGTCGAGGTGTCCAGCCGCGTGCTGCGCACCGCCGGACGGATCCTCCCCGTCACCCTCCAGGACGTCGTCCTGGAGGCGGAGTTCGCGGACGGCTCCAGGGCGATCGGCGAGTCGGCGATCGGATCCAGCGGCAAGAGAGTACGGGCCATCCGGCTCCGGCCGCACGACGCCCTGCCGACGCCGGGTGTCGTCGAGGCCCTCCTCGGCGCGGACCTGGTGGTTCTGGGTCCGGGCAGCCTCTACACCAGCCTCCTTCCCAACCTCCTGCTCGCGCGCGTGGCGGCGGCGGCGCGGGCGACGAAGGCGGTCACCGTGCTGGTTGCGAACCTGGTCAGCGAGCGCGGCGAAGGATCCGGCCTCGACCTCACGAACCAGGCGGCGATCATCGAGGACGTCGCGGGGGGGCGGTTGATCGACGCGGTCCTCGTTCACGAGGGCGTCATCGACGAGGCGACGCGGCTCCGCTACCTGACCGAGGGAGCGTTCCCGCTCTCGTGGCCAGAGCGCTCGGAACCGGACAGGACCGTCGTGCGCGGGAATCTCCTCGCGTCGGGTCCCAAGCTTCGCCACGATCCGTCGGCGACTGCCGTCGGGCTCTTGCGGGCCTGGACGGCGGCACGCGGGAAGGCGGGCGCGAAGGCGCGCGGCCCGGACCCTTCGGAGTCGCCCGGCGACACCGCGCGCGACCGCGCCTCCTGATCCCGCGTTGGGATGGAATCGAGGATACCGATGAAGGACCTCAGGCACTGGGACGAGGAGATCCTGACAAGTCGGGAGGCTCGAGGCCTCTTGAAGATAGGGAGAACCAAGTTGTGGGAGCTGACGGCGACGGAGAGCATCCCGGCGTACCGCCTGGGCGAGGGGAAGACCGCCGCGCTGCGTTACAAGAGGTCCGACCTGATGAACTGGCTCGAGAGGCATCGGTACGCCTCCGAACGCGACGGGATGAAGGAGAAGCGGGAGGAAACCGTCTAGCCCGTACCCGTCGCGATGAGGGCGGGATGGGGGGCCCGAGCCGTGAGGTGGTTGTTCTGGATCTCCGTGGGCTGGATCGCGTACGCGTACGTCGGCTACGCGGCCCTGCTGCGCGTTCTCGCCGCGAGCTGGCCACGCCCCGTCGCGCGCTCCGACGTTCGCCCCCGGGTTTCGGTCATCGTGACGGCCCATGACGCCGTGGGCCAGATCGGCGCGAAGCTGGAGAACCTGCTGTCCCAGGAGTATCCGCCGGACCGCCTCGAGATCGTGGTGGCCGACGACGGCTCCGGCGATGGGACCGGGCGCCTCGTGGAAGACCAGTTCGCCGCGCGGGGCGTTCGCCTCGTGCGCCAGGAGATTCGCGGCGGGAAGGAGCGGGCTCAGAAGGCGGCGATCGCCGCGTCCCGCGGAGAGGTTCTCGTGTTCACGGACGTCGGCACGCTCCTGGACCGGGGTGGGATCGCCGCGATCGTTCGGAGCTTCGCCGATCCGTCGGTGGGCTGCGTCAGCTCGGAGGACCGTCTGCTGGATCCCGCGCGGGGACCTGTGGGAGGCGAGAGAGGGTACGTGGGATACGAGATGTCGCTCCGGCGGCTCGAGTCGCGGGTGGGGTCGATCGTCGGCCTCAGCGGCTCGTTCTTCGCCGCGCGTCGGGAGGTTTGCGCCGGCTTCTCCGACCGTCTCGCAAGCGATTTCCGTATCGCCCTCGTCGCCGCGCGCCTCGGCTACCGCGCGGTGGTGGACGAGGCGGCCGTCGGTTACTACCGGGACGTGGGGGCGAGGACGTCCGAGTTCGGACGCAAGGTACGGACGGTCGTGAGGGGGCTCACCGTGCTCTTCGCGGAGCGTGGGCTCCTCAACCCGTTCCGATTCGGGTTGTTTTCGTGGCAGCTTGTCTCGCACAAGCTCGTGCGCTGGGTCGTGCCGTTCGCGATGCTGGCAACGCTGGCCGCGAGCGGCGTCCTTGGCCCCCGCTCGGCGTTCTTCGCCGTGGCCTTCGCGCTCCAGGCGGCGGGCTACCTGGCCGCCGGGCTCGTAGCGTCGTTTCCGAGACTCGCGTGGCTCCCCTTCGCGCGCGCGCTGCGTTACTTCGTCGAGGTCAATCTGGCCATTCTCGTCGCGTGGGCTCGCTACGTGCGCGGGGACCGGATCGTCACGTGGACTCCGTCGGCGCGCTGATTCGCCGGCGCCCCGACCCCGGGGGGCCGATCGCGACCTCGCGTCTCGCGGGCGCCCGGGAGTAGTTGCGTGGCCGGCGAGATGCTCAACGCCTTCAGCGTCGACGTGGAGGACTACTTTCAGGTCTCCGCGTTCGACAGCGTGTTCCCTCGCGAAGCCTGGGGGAAGGCTCCGCTGCGCCTGGAAGCGGGGCTTCGGACGCTTCTCCGTCTCGCCGCCGTCGCCGAGGTCCACGGGACGTTCTACGTTCTCGGTTGGCTGGCCCGCGAGCGGCCGGACCTGGTCCGCACCATCTCGGACGCGGGCCACGAGATCGGCTGCCACAGCGACGAGCACCGTCTCGTCTACGACATGTCGCCCGACGCGTTCCGCAGGGACCTGAAGCGGGCCCGCCAGGCGATCCAGGACGCGACGGGCAAGGCCTGCGTGCTCTATCGCGCGCCCAGCTTCTCGGTGACTCGGCGCAGCCTCTGGGCTCTCGACGTCATGGCCGAGGAGGGGATCACGATCGACAGCAGCGTCTACCCGATCCGCCACGATCGCTACGGGATCGCGGGTGCCCCACCCGGTCCGTACCGGCCTCTCCGTGGCCGCCCGGACTTCGTGGAACTCCCGCCGTCCACCGTGCGGATCTTCGGCGTGACCCTGCCCTGCGCGGGCGGGGGGTACCTGCGCCTCTACCCGCTGTCCTGGACCCGGGCAGCCATCCGACGGATCAACCTGCGGAAGAAGAGGCCCGCGGTGGTTTACGTGCATCCCTGGGAGTTGGACCCGGACCAGCCGACCGTGGCGGCCGGCCTCATCAGGAACCTCCGGCATCGGGTGAACCTGGCGCGGACCGCGGAACGGGTGGGGGGGCTTCTCCGCGAGTTCCCGTTCGGCCCCGTGTCGCGAGTGATCGAGAGTCTCGGAGGGCCACGGGCCCTTCCGTTCGCGGACCTGGGACGACCGGCCGACTGAGCCGGGTGCTCCGGCACCGCAGAAGAAGAAGAAGAAGAAGAAGAAGAAGAAGAGGTGAGACCATGCAACGGCTCGTCGTGATTCTCACCGCGCTGCTCGTCGCGGGCGCGTGCGGGGGCGCGCTGCTCGCTTGGAAG
This is a stretch of genomic DNA from Terriglobia bacterium. It encodes these proteins:
- a CDS encoding glycosyltransferase — protein: MRAGWGARAVRWLFWISVGWIAYAYVGYAALLRVLAASWPRPVARSDVRPRVSVIVTAHDAVGQIGAKLENLLSQEYPPDRLEIVVADDGSGDGTGRLVEDQFAARGVRLVRQEIRGGKERAQKAAIAASRGEVLVFTDVGTLLDRGGIAAIVRSFADPSVGCVSSEDRLLDPARGPVGGERGYVGYEMSLRRLESRVGSIVGLSGSFFAARREVCAGFSDRLASDFRIALVAARLGYRAVVDEAAVGYYRDVGARTSEFGRKVRTVVRGLTVLFAERGLLNPFRFGLFSWQLVSHKLVRWVVPFAMLATLAASGVLGPRSAFFAVAFALQAAGYLAAGLVASFPRLAWLPFARALRYFVEVNLAILVAWARYVRGDRIVTWTPSAR
- a CDS encoding DUF3473 domain-containing protein, with amino-acid sequence MAGEMLNAFSVDVEDYFQVSAFDSVFPREAWGKAPLRLEAGLRTLLRLAAVAEVHGTFYVLGWLARERPDLVRTISDAGHEIGCHSDEHRLVYDMSPDAFRRDLKRARQAIQDATGKACVLYRAPSFSVTRRSLWALDVMAEEGITIDSSVYPIRHDRYGIAGAPPGPYRPLRGRPDFVELPPSTVRIFGVTLPCAGGGYLRLYPLSWTRAAIRRINLRKKRPAVVYVHPWELDPDQPTVAAGLIRNLRHRVNLARTAERVGGLLREFPFGPVSRVIESLGGPRALPFADLGRPAD